Proteins encoded in a region of the Paenibacillus wynnii genome:
- a CDS encoding GerAB/ArcD/ProY family transporter — protein sequence MYTKPRDKISAGQATIVMVNYIVGAGILTLPRTMVEAAGTPDVWISVILGGIASMLTGIIMVKLCQRFPGESFFQFSRKIIGKPLGACLNIVIVAYFLSIASFEVRTVQEVTGFFLLEGTPAWAIGASFMWIALYLCRGGINAVSRLCRLIVPITWTIFFGVCLISLEVFDLNNLRPVLGEGIGPVLKGIKPAEVTFTLGEAMLFLTAFMEKPKKAVKVIVGGTAIATVFYVVAVVLTIGAFSVDGVTTRTWPFLDLIRSFEVNYLIFERFESLLMSIWIMQIFCLFCISFYGAALGLSQTINRKFHNVLFALLPLMYIFSQLPPNINGLFKLGAANGNWAIILFGLLPLPMLLIARLRRVGS from the coding sequence ATGTATACTAAGCCACGTGATAAAATAAGCGCCGGTCAAGCGACGATTGTTATGGTCAATTATATAGTGGGTGCAGGTATTTTAACGCTTCCCCGCACAATGGTGGAGGCTGCGGGGACGCCCGATGTATGGATATCTGTTATCTTGGGTGGTATAGCTTCGATGTTGACAGGGATCATAATGGTCAAGTTGTGTCAGCGGTTTCCAGGTGAGAGCTTCTTCCAATTTTCCAGGAAAATTATTGGCAAGCCGCTGGGAGCATGTCTAAATATAGTTATCGTTGCGTATTTTTTATCTATTGCCAGTTTTGAAGTGCGAACCGTACAGGAGGTAACGGGTTTCTTTCTGCTTGAGGGAACACCGGCCTGGGCTATAGGTGCCTCATTTATGTGGATTGCCCTCTACTTATGCAGGGGAGGAATCAATGCAGTTTCCCGGTTGTGCAGGCTGATCGTTCCGATTACATGGACGATTTTCTTTGGAGTTTGCCTAATTAGTCTGGAGGTTTTTGATCTTAATAATTTACGGCCCGTCCTAGGTGAGGGAATAGGGCCGGTATTGAAGGGAATTAAACCAGCAGAAGTTACCTTTACATTAGGGGAAGCTATGCTTTTTCTTACTGCTTTTATGGAGAAGCCAAAGAAAGCTGTGAAGGTTATAGTTGGAGGGACGGCTATAGCAACAGTTTTTTATGTTGTAGCTGTTGTCTTGACAATCGGTGCTTTTTCCGTTGATGGGGTCACCACTCGAACTTGGCCATTCCTTGATTTGATACGCAGCTTTGAGGTGAATTATCTTATATTTGAACGTTTTGAGTCCCTGCTGATGTCGATCTGGATCATGCAAATTTTCTGCTTGTTCTGCATTAGCTTTTATGGTGCGGCTTTAGGCTTATCTCAAACCATAAATAGGAAATTTCACAATGTCCTATTTGCCCTCCTGCCATTAATGTATATATTTTCCCAGCTTCCACCCAATATTAATGGGTTATTTAAACTTGGGGCGGCGAATGGGAATTGGGCCATTATATTATTTGGGCTCCTGCCTTTGCCAATGTTACTCATCGCACGTTTAAGGAGGGTAGGATCATGA
- a CDS encoding spore germination protein codes for MWNTIMDFFPSWAVLIQGLFILVVPVAITIAVKWLELKEEQMSQRGIKAAGRKGGGVPSAQKPGEKVQKSTPSSGENRDNVQTNTGFGKEEEASAEVFTGRFQEDLQQFKDISMDMSDVNVREFYIGPLKIKAALFFLAGLTDKEGMDHDILKPLMYADRPFEGMTYAPEEASLKDIIVNQVITASEIEYTDHLIKSLQKVLFGAAVLMVDGMKEVFVLGTSNGRTRGGEEPISEALLRGPRIGFNETLSDNTSMLRRHGKTTELAMISFTVGKRVQKELVMTYMKDIANQELVEEVERRIRTIDIDDVQESGFVEQLIEDNYLSPFQQIQNTERPDRVMAALLEGRVAILLDGTPFALIMPVTFSMLLQSPEDYYDRWLPGSMLRLLRFFAAFISLFGPSLYISFLSFHPGLIPTKLIISILSSRQGVPFPVLIEALIMEISIEILREAGLRLPKPIGPAMGIVGGLIIGQAAVEAGIVSPILVIVVAVTAISSFSMPMYSAGITLRLLRFAAMFSAAMFGLYGVILFFLLLVAHLIKLKSFGVPYVGMSVPYRMSDWKDFFIRMPLQFMKRRPTLLKPKNPIRKG; via the coding sequence GTGTGGAATACGATTATGGACTTCTTTCCAAGTTGGGCAGTGCTTATCCAGGGACTGTTTATCCTCGTCGTCCCAGTTGCTATAACCATTGCTGTAAAGTGGCTTGAACTGAAGGAAGAGCAAATGAGCCAGAGAGGAATCAAAGCAGCAGGCCGTAAGGGTGGCGGGGTTCCAAGTGCACAGAAACCTGGAGAAAAGGTACAGAAGAGCACTCCATCCTCCGGTGAAAATAGAGACAATGTCCAAACAAATACTGGATTTGGCAAAGAGGAAGAGGCCTCGGCCGAGGTATTTACTGGACGCTTTCAGGAAGATCTTCAACAATTTAAGGACATAAGTATGGATATGTCAGATGTTAATGTGCGGGAATTTTACATTGGTCCTTTAAAGATTAAGGCGGCACTCTTCTTTTTGGCAGGGCTTACGGACAAGGAGGGAATGGACCACGATATTTTGAAACCTTTAATGTATGCTGACCGCCCCTTTGAGGGGATGACATACGCTCCGGAGGAAGCATCTCTGAAAGACATTATAGTAAATCAAGTGATTACAGCCTCGGAGATCGAATATACCGATCATTTAATAAAATCACTGCAGAAAGTTCTCTTTGGTGCAGCAGTTCTGATGGTGGATGGCATGAAGGAGGTATTTGTACTAGGGACCTCCAACGGTAGAACAAGAGGAGGAGAGGAACCTATCTCAGAAGCGCTATTGCGCGGTCCGCGGATCGGATTCAATGAGACACTTAGTGACAATACGTCAATGCTGCGCAGGCATGGGAAAACTACAGAACTTGCTATGATTTCTTTTACCGTAGGAAAAAGGGTACAGAAAGAATTGGTTATGACTTATATGAAGGATATTGCGAATCAGGAGCTTGTTGAGGAAGTAGAGCGAAGAATTCGAACCATAGATATAGATGATGTTCAGGAATCAGGTTTTGTGGAGCAGCTGATTGAAGACAATTATCTCAGTCCCTTCCAGCAAATTCAGAATACCGAGAGGCCAGACCGTGTAATGGCCGCACTGCTGGAGGGTAGAGTCGCGATACTTCTTGACGGAACACCGTTTGCGTTGATAATGCCCGTTACATTCAGCATGCTACTGCAATCTCCAGAGGACTATTATGACAGGTGGTTACCGGGCTCAATGCTTCGTTTACTCCGCTTTTTTGCGGCATTTATATCCCTGTTCGGGCCTTCTTTGTACATTTCTTTCCTGTCCTTCCACCCTGGGCTTATTCCTACCAAACTAATTATTTCCATTCTTAGTTCCCGTCAGGGAGTACCATTCCCTGTATTAATTGAAGCACTGATCATGGAAATTTCTATAGAAATATTAAGAGAGGCTGGCTTGAGGCTTCCTAAACCTATAGGCCCAGCGATGGGAATCGTCGGCGGCCTCATTATTGGCCAAGCTGCGGTGGAGGCAGGGATTGTCAGCCCAATCCTTGTAATCGTTGTAGCAGTAACGGCGATTTCCTCTTTCTCTATGCCCATGTATAGCGCCGGTATTACCTTGCGGTTGCTAAGATTCGCAGCTATGTTCTCTGCAGCTATGTTCGGGTTGTATGGGGTTATTTTATTCTTTCTTCTACTGGTCGCCCATCTAATCAAACTGAAGAGTTTTGGGGTGCCTTATGTAGGGATGTCGGTACCTTATCGTATGAGTGACTGGAAAGATTTCTTTATAAGAATGCCGCTGCAATTTATGAAACGCAGACCGACCCTACTGAAACCAAAGAACCCTATTAGAAAGGGTTAA
- a CDS encoding ThuA domain-containing protein translates to MARIKALAVGSYSEVKYHPFAGVDGELSNILENDIEVTCTEDLTMFNEEALSAYPLVISYNEFSDHPLPQEQVAALLSYVAGGGGLLVIHNGISLQSNQELGLMLGARFTHHPEYTALSVTITEPEHPIMQGIGDFVIDEEPYYFEQHPYLKTTVLAEYPHDGEMRQAAWCHEFGLGRVVYLMPGHHLPSFSVAPFRQMIRQGALWAAAKL, encoded by the coding sequence ATGGCTAGGATAAAAGCTCTCGCTGTAGGTAGTTATTCAGAGGTGAAATACCATCCTTTTGCAGGTGTGGACGGAGAGCTAAGTAACATCCTTGAGAATGACATAGAGGTAACTTGTACCGAAGATCTTACTATGTTTAATGAGGAAGCTCTTAGCGCTTATCCACTCGTTATATCCTATAACGAATTTTCGGATCACCCGCTTCCGCAGGAACAGGTTGCCGCATTGTTGTCCTATGTGGCAGGCGGCGGTGGACTGCTGGTCATCCATAACGGCATCTCCTTGCAGAGTAATCAAGAGCTTGGCCTTATGCTGGGTGCACGATTTACGCATCACCCGGAGTATACTGCTTTGTCGGTTACCATTACTGAACCAGAGCATCCGATCATGCAGGGAATTGGGGACTTCGTAATAGATGAGGAGCCGTACTATTTTGAACAACATCCTTATCTGAAAACAACGGTACTTGCAGAATATCCACATGACGGTGAGATGAGACAGGCGGCTTGGTGCCATGAGTTCGGTTTAGGACGTGTGGTCTATTTAATGCCGGGTCATCATTTGCCTTCTTTCTCCGTAGCACCTTTTCGACAAATGATCCGCCAAGGTGCCTTGTGGGCAGCTGCAAAGTTGTAG
- a CDS encoding SDR family NAD(P)-dependent oxidoreductase, producing MKKTACVTGADRGLGFYISEWLLKHDYTVFAGQYMEESEELTALKDTYPDQLELVPLDIGSDVSVKRAARLIAGKTRHVDLIVNNAGIIHKDDDATMLVELDYEVISRLYNVNTLGALRVSNALMGLLLQGSRKLIVNISSEAGSISRNQRTNMYGYCMSKSALNMQSSLMHNHLKELGGQVMVFHPGWLQSYMNGQKNEEATTPPDESASKIMTIVQDAQKYLGQEPAYLDLDGNPWPW from the coding sequence ATGAAAAAAACCGCTTGTGTAACGGGTGCCGACCGGGGTCTGGGATTTTATATTTCGGAGTGGCTTTTGAAACATGATTATACGGTATTCGCTGGACAGTACATGGAGGAGTCGGAAGAGTTAACGGCATTAAAGGATACATACCCTGACCAGCTGGAGCTGGTTCCATTGGATATCGGCAGTGATGTTAGTGTCAAACGGGCGGCGCGTCTCATTGCCGGCAAAACCCGCCATGTGGATCTCATCGTAAACAACGCCGGTATTATCCATAAGGATGATGATGCCACGATGCTTGTGGAATTGGATTATGAGGTTATAAGTCGCCTTTATAACGTCAATACCTTAGGCGCTCTGCGGGTTAGTAATGCACTGATGGGTCTGCTGCTGCAAGGATCCCGTAAGCTTATTGTGAATATCTCCTCGGAGGCGGGCAGTATCAGTCGGAATCAACGCACTAATATGTATGGTTACTGTATGTCCAAGAGTGCGCTCAATATGCAATCCTCCTTGATGCATAATCATCTTAAGGAACTGGGCGGGCAGGTTATGGTATTCCATCCGGGCTGGTTGCAGAGCTACATGAACGGCCAGAAAAATGAGGAAGCTACCACGCCTCCAGATGAGTCAGCAAGCAAGATTATGACGATAGTTCAGGATGCCCAGAAATATCTGGGTCAAGAACCGGCTTACCTGGATCTGGATGGAAATCCTTGGCCTTGGTAA
- a CDS encoding sigma-70 family RNA polymerase sigma factor, giving the protein MTAPSLSHSRTNAHLFAEFVQKYTGSVYSLSSILTESSVKAEEVSIHTFAELHKSFRQDRFNPQLGPIQAYQICIRECYAFLESCTSSSEIMLCPADKVLCALRFGLKLPLSEISAVLEETPPALKAKLRRVREKMNGEIKHSYLNSTHVIV; this is encoded by the coding sequence ATGACAGCCCCCTCGCTCAGTCATAGTCGAACCAACGCCCATTTGTTTGCTGAATTTGTGCAAAAGTATACCGGCAGCGTATATTCCCTGAGTTCCATATTGACAGAATCCTCAGTGAAAGCGGAGGAAGTATCCATCCACACCTTCGCGGAGCTCCACAAATCCTTTCGGCAAGACCGATTCAACCCTCAGCTCGGTCCGATCCAGGCTTACCAAATCTGTATACGGGAATGCTATGCTTTCCTGGAAAGCTGTACATCCTCATCCGAAATTATGTTATGCCCTGCCGATAAAGTGCTGTGTGCTCTCCGGTTCGGCCTGAAGCTTCCCCTTTCAGAGATAAGTGCTGTCCTTGAAGAGACTCCACCTGCACTAAAAGCAAAGCTTAGACGTGTACGCGAAAAAATGAACGGTGAAATTAAGCACTCCTATCTCAATTCAACCCATGTAATTGTTTAA
- a CDS encoding AraC family transcriptional regulator translates to MKSKMVFSKVDELTEELPLYVSSVGYWDHQVEMVRPEGFPDFQYHQVISGEGELLVEGTRIKIGAGNAFILYPGIPHTYRPLHDPWELAWVSFNGREAARILAFGGIHSSGVRQVNGEILLSNLWGMLAIAETRQAGQEMEFSKLLYALLLDLSRQLTGSQSPDRHTDRLAPVLQYIEANMHRPLLLQELADIAGITPQYLCLLFKKRLNIRPMMYVNQERVNLSKALMFRETGKRIQEIAQMAGFEHPSYFSAQFKRYTGMSPEQFKQLHGLN, encoded by the coding sequence ATGAAAAGCAAAATGGTTTTCAGTAAGGTAGATGAGCTGACGGAAGAACTCCCTCTATATGTATCCTCCGTAGGGTATTGGGATCATCAGGTGGAAATGGTGCGTCCCGAGGGTTTTCCTGATTTTCAATATCATCAAGTCATTAGCGGTGAGGGGGAGTTATTGGTTGAGGGGACTCGAATAAAGATTGGGGCAGGGAATGCTTTTATCTTGTATCCCGGCATACCTCATACATATAGACCCCTCCATGATCCGTGGGAGCTAGCTTGGGTATCCTTTAATGGGCGGGAAGCCGCCCGGATTTTAGCCTTTGGAGGTATCCATAGTTCTGGGGTAAGACAAGTGAATGGTGAAATACTGTTATCGAATCTCTGGGGGATGTTGGCCATAGCCGAAACGAGACAAGCGGGTCAAGAAATGGAGTTTTCAAAGTTGCTTTACGCCCTTTTGCTGGATCTAAGCCGGCAATTAACGGGTTCCCAGAGCCCTGACCGCCATACAGATCGGCTGGCTCCGGTGCTTCAATATATCGAAGCGAACATGCACAGACCACTGTTATTACAGGAACTTGCGGATATCGCAGGGATTACGCCGCAGTATTTGTGTTTGCTTTTCAAAAAAAGGTTGAATATCAGACCCATGATGTACGTCAATCAGGAAAGAGTCAATCTGAGCAAAGCGCTTATGTTCAGGGAAACCGGTAAAAGGATTCAGGAAATCGCTCAAATGGCAGGCTTCGAGCATCCAAGTTACTTCAGCGCTCAATTCAAGCGTTATACCGGTATGTCCCCTGAACAATTTAAACAATTACATGGGTTGAATTGA
- a CDS encoding glycoside hydrolase family 2 TIM barrel-domain containing protein, whose product MRKKLVYSPPTNGYPEWNNNPECFQINRMDAHATWIPFNTTEDALLGDPQSSPNYLSLNGMWKFAYAETPDQRIRNFFEKNYDCSSWAELNVPSHWQMHGYDYPQYTNVRYPWSEREPELKPPFAPTQYNPVGSYVRTFSVPEDWSGKPVFISFQGVESAFYVWLNGELVGYSEDTFTPAEFDLTPYLIPGDNKLAVEVYRWCDASWLEDQDFWRLSGIFRDVYLYTTPEAHIYDFFVRTELDEQYRHAELQLDVKLMDYFERTAEAVIVHAQLYDHDQNAIFDQPLSQTVYFNSASTQTLQFSSSIIDPLKWSAEHPNLYTLVLSLHHVDGELMEAVSCRVGFRTFELKDGLMKINGKRIVFKGVNRHEFSCDTGRSIDVDDMVRDILLMKAHNINAVRTSHYPNQTIWYDLCDQYGLYVIDETNLETHGSWSYGQTDLGGNTVPGSRPEWRANVLDRCNSMLQRDKNHPSIVIWSLGNESFGGDNFVAMHDFLKKEDPSRLVHYEGLFHYRESDVASDIESTMYISPADVEQYALNDPKKPYILCEYSHAMGNSCGGLHLYWEVFEKYDILQGAFIWDWIDQAIRLKQADGSMHMAYGGDFGESPHDGNFCGNGLIFADRSVSPKLYEVKKCYQNVKFEAVDLERGIYRVTNQNLFTDLAEYALAWEVSCNGNPVLKGTVDLAVPAGESAEISVPVVDEPNLQSEGEHVLTFSLQLKKSTLWADAGHEVAWEQFLLPTPQFMAGQDQDSVLTSDRGVIVEEQAGRLTVQAADVSLQFSTSSGYLISMQNKGKELLLEPVRPNFWRAVTDNDLGNKHHERCAVWNTAGAGCTLASFESHKNVDGVTVRAKYTVPTVPISSLILEYRIQENGSIEVFEELSPGMGLPEIPEIGLMFIVEDRLDTVSWYGRGPHENYWDRKTGARLGYFSGSVQDQFVPYIRPQECGNKTDVRFASITGGINGSGFRVDGDPVLELNALPWTPAELEANDHIYKLPASNKTVVRVNYKQMGVGGDNSWGATTHPEFTLPADQTYGFRFTIRMV is encoded by the coding sequence ATGCGAAAAAAACTTGTCTATTCACCCCCTACCAACGGGTACCCGGAATGGAATAATAATCCCGAATGTTTTCAGATCAACCGAATGGATGCCCATGCTACATGGATACCTTTTAATACAACAGAGGATGCCTTGCTTGGAGATCCACAATCCTCGCCCAACTATTTGTCTTTGAATGGGATGTGGAAATTCGCCTATGCAGAGACTCCGGATCAACGCATACGTAACTTTTTTGAAAAAAACTATGATTGCAGTTCTTGGGCTGAACTGAACGTTCCCTCTCATTGGCAGATGCATGGATATGACTACCCTCAGTATACGAATGTACGGTATCCCTGGAGTGAACGTGAGCCGGAGCTCAAACCGCCTTTTGCTCCCACCCAATATAATCCGGTTGGGTCTTATGTACGAACCTTCTCTGTACCGGAGGACTGGAGCGGGAAGCCTGTTTTCATCAGCTTTCAAGGTGTGGAGTCTGCCTTCTATGTTTGGCTCAATGGAGAGTTGGTCGGATACAGCGAGGATACCTTCACCCCTGCGGAATTTGACTTAACTCCTTATCTAATCCCGGGAGACAATAAGCTTGCCGTTGAAGTGTATCGTTGGTGTGACGCCAGTTGGCTGGAGGATCAGGATTTCTGGAGACTTAGCGGCATATTTAGAGATGTCTATCTATATACAACACCGGAAGCCCATATTTATGATTTCTTTGTTCGAACAGAACTGGATGAGCAGTACCGGCATGCTGAATTGCAGCTGGATGTGAAGCTTATGGATTATTTTGAAAGAACCGCTGAGGCAGTTATTGTGCATGCGCAGCTTTATGATCACGATCAGAACGCTATCTTTGATCAGCCGCTTTCACAGACAGTCTACTTCAATAGCGCTTCTACCCAGACGCTCCAATTCTCTTCTTCTATTATTGACCCGTTAAAATGGAGTGCGGAACATCCGAATCTATATACGTTAGTGTTGTCTTTACATCATGTGGATGGAGAGCTCATGGAAGCCGTTAGCTGCCGTGTTGGCTTTCGTACATTCGAGCTAAAGGACGGTTTAATGAAGATTAATGGAAAACGGATCGTCTTTAAGGGCGTGAACCGCCATGAATTCTCATGCGATACCGGCAGATCAATTGATGTCGATGATATGGTACGGGACATTCTACTGATGAAAGCACACAACATCAATGCCGTTCGGACTTCGCATTATCCGAATCAGACCATATGGTATGACCTTTGTGACCAATATGGGCTGTATGTAATTGATGAGACCAATCTGGAGACACATGGTTCGTGGAGCTATGGACAGACAGACTTAGGCGGAAATACGGTACCCGGCAGTAGACCTGAATGGCGCGCGAATGTACTGGATCGGTGTAATTCAATGCTCCAAAGGGACAAAAACCACCCTTCCATCGTCATCTGGTCACTCGGTAACGAGTCCTTTGGCGGTGATAACTTTGTGGCTATGCATGATTTTCTTAAGAAAGAAGACCCCTCCCGGCTTGTCCATTATGAAGGCCTCTTTCACTATCGCGAGAGCGATGTTGCCTCGGACATTGAGAGCACCATGTACATTAGTCCGGCCGATGTGGAACAGTATGCGCTTAATGATCCAAAGAAGCCTTATATTCTATGCGAGTATAGCCATGCAATGGGCAACTCCTGCGGGGGATTGCATCTATACTGGGAAGTTTTTGAGAAATATGATATTTTACAGGGTGCCTTTATCTGGGACTGGATTGATCAAGCGATTCGACTTAAGCAAGCCGACGGATCCATGCATATGGCCTACGGCGGAGACTTCGGGGAATCCCCTCATGACGGCAACTTCTGCGGAAATGGCTTGATTTTCGCTGACCGTTCAGTATCTCCTAAGCTGTATGAGGTCAAGAAATGCTACCAGAATGTTAAATTTGAGGCTGTCGATTTAGAGCGAGGCATTTATCGGGTAACCAATCAGAATCTATTTACGGATTTGGCGGAGTACGCACTGGCTTGGGAAGTAAGCTGTAACGGCAATCCTGTGCTTAAGGGTACTGTTGATCTGGCTGTCCCTGCAGGAGAATCGGCAGAAATTTCGGTTCCCGTGGTCGATGAACCTAACCTGCAATCCGAGGGCGAGCATGTCCTCACGTTTAGCCTGCAATTGAAGAAATCCACCCTTTGGGCAGACGCAGGCCATGAAGTGGCATGGGAACAATTCCTGCTGCCTACACCTCAGTTTATGGCGGGTCAGGATCAAGACTCTGTTTTGACATCAGATCGTGGTGTGATTGTGGAGGAACAAGCAGGGCGTTTAACTGTTCAGGCGGCGGATGTCTCCCTTCAATTCAGTACTTCAAGCGGTTATCTGATCTCTATGCAAAATAAAGGCAAGGAACTGCTGCTCGAACCTGTTCGTCCGAATTTCTGGCGTGCAGTTACGGATAACGATCTAGGGAACAAACACCATGAGCGTTGCGCGGTTTGGAATACAGCGGGAGCTGGCTGTACACTAGCTTCCTTTGAATCGCATAAGAATGTAGATGGCGTAACTGTTCGTGCTAAGTACACCGTACCCACCGTACCCATTTCTTCACTGATATTGGAATATAGAATCCAAGAAAATGGCTCCATTGAAGTCTTTGAAGAGCTATCACCGGGCATGGGCTTGCCGGAGATTCCTGAAATTGGCCTCATGTTTATCGTTGAAGATCGACTCGACACCGTTTCATGGTATGGCCGCGGACCGCATGAGAATTACTGGGACCGGAAGACAGGCGCCAGACTTGGATATTTTTCGGGAAGTGTCCAGGATCAGTTCGTTCCGTATATAAGGCCTCAAGAATGCGGAAACAAAACGGATGTGCGTTTTGCCAGTATCACTGGGGGTATAAACGGCTCAGGATTCCGTGTGGATGGCGATCCTGTACTGGAACTAAATGCCTTGCCTTGGACACCCGCTGAGTTGGAAGCGAATGATCACATATATAAGCTGCCAGCCAGTAATAAAACCGTTGTGCGTGTGAACTACAAGCAAATGGGTGTAGGTGGAGACAACAGCTGGGGCGCGACGACACATCCTGAATTCACTTTGCCGGCGGATCAAACTTATGGGTTTCGGTTTACGATTCGGATGGTGTAA
- a CDS encoding S-layer homology domain-containing protein yields the protein MNEIPSFALDSVAILTEKNIFSGVNGLFEPNVNTDRAQTAEVVYRMMKALNWMGE from the coding sequence ATGAATGAAATTCCATCCTTCGCTCTGGACTCTGTTGCGATATTAACAGAAAAAAATATTTTTAGCGGAGTAAATGGGTTGTTCGAACCTAACGTAAATACAGATCGTGCCCAAACTGCAGAGGTCGTCTATCGGATGATGAAAGCTCTAAATTGGATGGGTGAGTGA